Genomic segment of Cronobacter dublinensis subsp. dublinensis LMG 23823:
AGTTTGTACAAGCAATTTACTTTCTGCACCAAAATAATGACAGTTTAATGAAATTGCCTCAAAAAGAGGCACACGGAATAAGACAGTCTGACTAATAAATAGGCCAGGCAGAATTAAATTTAACCAGCCCGATATATTCTTGCTTAACGTTTATTAGCACTCAGGGATAAATATTGCCCAATACGGCGCGGCGCGAACGTTTCTGCTTTTTCGTTACGTTCAGCAAGTGCGCTTAGCAGCTCCTGCGGCGGCGTATCCAGAGATTCATCCGCCAGTTCGAAAACGCCCCAGTGAATGGGGATGGCAAGCGGCCTGCCCACATGCTGCCACAGTTCGACGGCGTGCTGCGGATCCATGTGATGCGGCGCCATAAACCAGCGCGGCGCATAGGCGCCAATGGGAATGGCCGCGCCGGTGAGTGGCCCCAGACGGCGCGGGATCTCCAACAGTTCCGGCGTATACCCGCTGTCGCCGCTAAACCAGAAGCGCTGCGACGCGCTTTCTGTTACCCAGCCGCACCAAAGCGATCGATTTCGGTCCCACGGCGTTCGCATGCTCCAGTGCTGCGCGGGGACGGCGGTTATTTGCAGCCCTTCCCAGGCTCTGCTTTCCCACCAGTCAAGCTCCGTCACGTTCGTGATGCCGCGCTTCGTAAACCACCCTTTGAGGCCCAGCGGCACAAAGTATGCTGCGTCTGGATAGCGTTTTGCCAGCCGCCGTATCGTGCTGTTGTCCAGATGATCGTAGTGATTGTGCGAAATCAGCACCGCGTCGAGGCGCGGAAGGCCGGCAAGCTCAAGCGGCAGCGGCGTTTTGCGGGCAGGTCCATAAAAGCTGACGGGCGAGGCGCGGCGCGAGAAAAGCGGATCGGTGAGCAGATAACGGCCATTAAGGCGAATCAACAGCGTGGCGTGGCCAAGCCACCAGACGCCGTCGTCCTCGCCTTCAATAACGGCGGGTTGCCACCACTGGCGGATGAACGCCTCGTAACCGTCCGCAGGCGGATGAGGCAGCCCCTGAGCTTTACGTTCATCCTGCCAGCGGCGCAAATCGCCGGGCTGATGCCCGACGTCGTGCGTGTTGCAGAAGCCGTCAGGACGGTGATGCGCTTTTGTGGGATCGTACCAGGGATTTTTCCAGACCATGCCCATCACCTCGCTGGCGTTGGCAATTAACGTTCAGCCACCAGGCGGACAAAACCGTCGTCGTCATCCTGAGTGGCGGCGGGTGCGGCGGCCGGCGTCTCGTCCTGCGGCTCATTCGCGTTGCAGAGGCGACGCAGCAGCGCCGTTTGCCGTTTTTCCTGCTCAAGCAGCGCTTCGAGCAGAGCCACCTGTTGACTGGCGCGAACGCTCGCGCGGTTGATAAAGAACCAGGCCACCAGCGCCACAACGACGCCCACCAGAGAAATCGCCAGGGAGGCGAAATTTAATGCACCAGAATTTACAATGTCATTCATGCTAACCACCTCAAAGTAACGCGCTATCTTACCACCGTCACGGCATGAGGCGTTACCAGGGGATGAACTTATTGATGGTGCAAATGCCGCTGAAAAATTGAACGTCCTGATCGCACATTACGTTGATAGTCTGCGTCCACAGCAATAAACAGGCCACCAGCACGGCCAGCAAAATAGCCCATCTCAATTTTTTCACTACGTTCTCCGTTACGGCATTTACGGGGCCAAATTATCACGGAAACCTTAAACCAAATATCACTGTAACGTTAAGTCACGCGATCCGGAATCCTCTCCTTGCGACGAGGCGGCACGCCCGGCAGGCTGTACGCCTGAACGTGAACAAACGGAGCCGTTATGCGTTATTTGATTCGTATCGCCGCATTGCTGGTCGTCGCCTGGGGCGTACTGCTTTTCAGCGGCTATGGCATTTTAATTGGCAGCCATGAGAACGCCGCAGGGTTAGGGTTACAGTGCCGTTATCTGACGGCAAGACAGGTAGTCAACGCGCAGTTTATCCATTCTGACAGCGGGCTTATCGGTATGACCGCCTGCCCGGTGCTGCGTAAAAGCGAAACCGTGGTCGATAACGGCTAACTCGCAGCCCAGTAAAAAGCCGCAGGCGAGCTGCGGCTTTTTCAACAGAGGGGCTGGCGTCAGAACGGATAGCTGTTGTAACCCATCTGCTCGGAGATTTTCCGCGCGGCGGTATGCAGAATTTCCACATACTCGTGCAGGCGCTCTTCCGAGAAACGCAGCGTCGGGAACGAGATACTGAGCCCTGCGATCACCACACCAAAGCGGTCGAACACCGGCACCGCGATGCAGCGCAGCCCTTCTTCCTGCTCTTCGTTATCTTCGCCGTAACCGTGCTCGCGTACCTGGTCCAGCACCGGTAGCAGCGCGTCGGTGGAGACAATCGTGCGATCGGTGCTGCGCTTATACTCAACGCCTTCGAGGATCTGGCGAACCTCGTCGCGGTCACGCCAGGCCAGCAGCACTTTACCGATAGCCGTGCTGTACAGAGGGTTGCGGCGACCGATGCGCGAATACATGCGCAGGTTATACATGGAATCAATTTTATGGATGTAGACAATGCTGTCTTCATCCAGCGCGCCCAGGTGAATGGTTTCTTTCGTCAGCCGCGACAGCTCGCGCATCTGAATGTCCGCGCTGCGGATAAGATCGACATTCTGTAACGCGCGCGCGCCCAGCTCAAAGAGCTTGAGGGTCAGCGAATATTTTTCCGACTCCCCTTCCTGCGCGACATAGCCCAGGGATTTCATGGTCTGCAAAAAGCGGTAAACGGTGCTTTTCGACATCATGACGCGCTGCGACAATTCGGTGATACCAATTTCCCGCTCTTCACCCAACGCCTGCAAAATACCAAAGACCTTGAGCACCGAAGAGACGGAGTCAGGCTGTTTATCTAATTCTGCGATTGCCATTGATCACCTCGATCGCATTTGTTTTATAAAAATCAGAACCGGTTTTTATTATAAATTCGGGGCGTCGGCACCGCAATGAATCTGTGGCCGAGGGTGATAAATCTGCGACATTAAGCCTGATTATGCAGGAAGGATATATCGTCAGCGGCAGATCAACGACTTAGAACGTGCAGACGAGCGGTGAATGACGCCGCGCAGGCATAAAAAAAAGCGTGCCCGCGGGCACGCTTTTTGATTCACAGGTACGATTACTTGAGATATTCACCGCTACGCAGCGCTTCGATACGCTTATCCAGCGGCGGGTGCGTCAGGAACAGCTCGCTCAGCGATTTCGATTTACCGTTGATGCAGAACGCCATCATGCTGCTCGCTTCCTGCGGCTCATAGCTGGTTTTAAGGCGCTGAAGCGCGGCAATCATTTTCTCGCGGCCC
This window contains:
- a CDS encoding MBL fold metallo-hydrolase; the protein is MGMVWKNPWYDPTKAHHRPDGFCNTHDVGHQPGDLRRWQDERKAQGLPHPPADGYEAFIRQWWQPAVIEGEDDGVWWLGHATLLIRLNGRYLLTDPLFSRRASPVSFYGPARKTPLPLELAGLPRLDAVLISHNHYDHLDNSTIRRLAKRYPDAAYFVPLGLKGWFTKRGITNVTELDWWESRAWEGLQITAVPAQHWSMRTPWDRNRSLWCGWVTESASQRFWFSGDSGYTPELLEIPRRLGPLTGAAIPIGAYAPRWFMAPHHMDPQHAVELWQHVGRPLAIPIHWGVFELADESLDTPPQELLSALAERNEKAETFAPRRIGQYLSLSANKR
- a CDS encoding YebO family protein yields the protein MNDIVNSGALNFASLAISLVGVVVALVAWFFINRASVRASQQVALLEALLEQEKRQTALLRRLCNANEPQDETPAAAPAATQDDDDGFVRLVAER
- the mgrB gene encoding PhoP/PhoQ regulator MgrB, encoding MKKLRWAILLAVLVACLLLWTQTINVMCDQDVQFFSGICTINKFIPW
- a CDS encoding YobH family protein, whose protein sequence is MRYLIRIAALLVVAWGVLLFSGYGILIGSHENAAGLGLQCRYLTARQVVNAQFIHSDSGLIGMTACPVLRKSETVVDNG
- the kdgR gene encoding DNA-binding transcriptional regulator KdgR — translated: MAIAELDKQPDSVSSVLKVFGILQALGEEREIGITELSQRVMMSKSTVYRFLQTMKSLGYVAQEGESEKYSLTLKLFELGARALQNVDLIRSADIQMRELSRLTKETIHLGALDEDSIVYIHKIDSMYNLRMYSRIGRRNPLYSTAIGKVLLAWRDRDEVRQILEGVEYKRSTDRTIVSTDALLPVLDQVREHGYGEDNEEQEEGLRCIAVPVFDRFGVVIAGLSISFPTLRFSEERLHEYVEILHTAARKISEQMGYNSYPF